Within the Echinicola sp. 20G genome, the region CCCTGTCCAAGAGAGGTTACCGAAAAATACCAGGAAGAGCACCCATGGCCGAAAATCTGGCCGCAAGCACCATCATGGCCAGTGACTGGGACAAAAAGGGCCCATTTGTCAATCCTATGTGTGGAGCAGGAACTTTGGCCATTGAAGCAGCTTTGATGGCTACTAATAGATTTCCCGGCCTTTTTAGAGATCATTATGCTTTTATGCATATCAAGGGTTATAAAGAGGGAATTTACCAAGAGCTTAAGGCAGAGCTAGAAGCCAAAATCAACGATAATATTCCAGCCCAGTTTATTGCTTCTGATTTAAGTGAAAGGGCTATTTATGCTACCCAGGAGAATGCAAAGACTGCGCAAGTTTTTGATCATATTACCTTTGAGGTTGGAGATTTTGCCGAAACAACAGTCCCTGACAGTGACAATGGGGTCGTTTTCTTTAATCCGGAATACGGTGAAAGGTTAGGAGAGGAGGATGAATTGGTAGCGATTTATAAAAGAATGGGTGACTTTATGAAGCAAGAATGTGCTGGATATACAGGGTACATTTTTACAGGCAATATGAATTTGGGTAAGAGGGTAGGATTGAAGCCTAGCAGACGAATAGAGTTTTACAATGGGACAATTGATTGTCGATTGCTTAAGTATGAACTGTATAAAGGAAGCAAAAAAGGAATCCCGAATAAATCATAAAAAAGAAGCCCTTTTCCTACTCTCTCGGAAAAGGGCTCAATTCATCCAAACTTGGTATTCGGATAAGATAAGCAACGTTTTTCGTTAACGGACTTTAATTATAAAACGAATTAACACAATGATTTATTTTTAAGTCACTACTTTATACTAGCCTTTTTAATTCAAGACTTTATCCACAGAAACGATATTTTCACTAGGAACCTGTCTTATTCTTTTGGTTCTTAAATAGCGACCCAATTCATACTCATCAAAGTTAGGGCTATTAGGGTCAAAACTACTGATCCTGACCCTTCCCCTCGAGTGAATAAAGGAATTATTTCCTATCCACATTCCCACATGAACAATTCTTTCCGGTCGGTCTTCGGTTGCTTTTCTACCGAAGAACAATAAATCTCCAACCCGAAGCTTGTCCCAGTCTTTATCGGTATCCACCAACTCACCTTCATTAACTTGCTGAGAGGCATCCCTAGGAATCACTTGTCCATTGAGGAAATAGATCGTTTTGGTAAATCCACTGCAGTCAACTCCTTTGATAGAGGTGCCTCCCCATAGGTAAGGTACTCCCATCATATTTTTAGCTGTACTGATCAAGTTGTCATCTGTAAGCGACCTACTGGCTACCCAATCGATGAATGGTGCCGCAGTGGATTTATTGATGTATCCTGATCTTCCATCTGGCAATGCCACCTCATAATGGCTATTGGATTCACCCAACTTTTCGAGGAGGTTACCGGCAGTGAGGTCACTCACCATGGATGCTTCGGATTCATCTTCATAAACATAACCCAAAAGGCCTGTAAAGATCACTTTCTGGGCATTTTCCCACTTGGCCAATTCAGCATCATCCATTAATTCAATACCAGCTGCATCTACCCAAGAAATATAATGATCAGGGGTTTGGATCAAATACCAACTGCCTTCCTTCTTAAGTACATTAACGGGAGTTCCCATAGTAGCTTGAGTGGCCAGTTCTGCAGAATGTTTTGGAGCACTTCTAATATTGGCAACGGAGATGGTCACCACAGCATGGGTCCTTCCGTCCAAACCTGCTTCTGGTAACAGGGTAACAGCATTGAAAAACTCAATTCCAGCACTATCCATTTTCGCTTTCAAAGCTTTCAATGCAGCAGGTAAATTGGTCTCTCCTGCAAGAGTGTCTCCAGACCATTGGATATCGAAAAGAGCGACACGTTTATCAGGAGCATATTGTTCTTTGACTGTACTCACCAAGTCTGATATACCCTTTTTCTCCTCTTGGTGACAGCCAAAAGCAAATGCTGTAAGGACAATAAGCAGAAAACAAGGGGCAATGTTAGTCTCTTTCATAATTAGGAAATCTAAAACACAAGTGTAAAATTACTAATAAAAGAAATCCCCGGAAAGTTTACCGGGGATTTGCTTTGGTACTTAGTGCTTTTCTAATCCTGGGTTTCTCTCCAAAAACTCTTGGTACAATCTGATATGTCTACTGGTCATTGGTACCTTATAACCATCTATAAAGACATGCATGATTTGAGTACTGGTTTCAAATGGGTCACCGTCAGAAATGAATAAGGTGGCGCTTTTGCCCTCTTCAATAGATCCTAGATGATCGTCTACACCAAAAATCTCAGCAGGCACAATGGTAATAGCTTTTAAAGCTTCTTCTTTGCCCATACCATAGGCAGCTGCAAATCCAGCGTTAAAAGGTAAGTTTCTTACATTTTCAGCGTCAGAAGTCCTAATAGCCACTTTTACACCAGCTTTCAGCATTTTTCCAGGATTGGAATAAGCTGCGTCATATCGGTCAGAATTTCTGGATGGTAATGCCAATACTGGTCCCGTGATCACAGGAACATCGGCAGCTGCAATTTCATCTGCTACTCGGAAACCTTCAGATACGCCAGTTAATATGGCATTTTGAACCGCTTTCTCTTTGACCCATTTTAAGGCATTCTTAATATCTTCAGCCTTATTGACTTCAATCAATAAAGGAAGTTCACCTCTTACCACTTTAGCCAACTGTTGCATTTCAGGGTAATATTGAAGGTCAGCTTCTGCATCCTCCAGTTTCATATAAGTGCTTGCTCTTTCCCAAATATCATTGATGTCCTTCAATGCTTTTTCTGCGTCCTTCTTGATTTCATCATCACTTCTTCTGTCCCAACGGCCTCGTCTTGCAGAAGTAGGGAAGTTCATCGGAACTCCCTTGAAACCTGTGTACATTTGATCAGGGGTATAGCCATTCAAATTGATCAAAGCTGCAGTTCCGGGAAAAAGGCCTCCAGAAGGAACGGACAAGACGGTGGTAACACCACTCACTCGTGTCACTGGAATGCTCACCGAGTTTGGGTTAATAGCAGTCAATGCCTGCATATTTGGTGTTACATTACCTATTTCAGAATAATCCTGAGTTTCGGCCAGTGAACCAACTTCCACCAAACCTAAACGTGTTCCAGAATCAATCATACCAGGGTAGATAAATTGACCGGAACAGTCAATTTCTGTTGCTCCACTTGCACTTAGACCGGCACCAATACTTGAGATTTTACCATTACTGATCAAAACATCTGTATTTTCCAGAATCCCATTGGTCACGGTAACCACAGTAGCTCCCTTCAAAAGAAAGGAGCCTCCTTCTGGCTTCAGTACTTCCCCTTCAATTTGCCCATAAGAAAGCACAGGCAGAAGGAAGAATAAAAGCGCATATATCGTTAAATTAATTTTTCTCATTTTATATATAATTTCCTAATTATCAAATAATTAAAATCAATGAGTGTGGTTAAAAGCAGCAGCTTCTTGCATAAACAATTCCACACCATGCATACATCGCTCATCTTCTGCTTTAAGGTAAACAGGTTCTACCATTTCTGTTGGACTAACCTTTATTCTTTGGTCATCTTCATCTTCATTGATATCAAAATATTTGACACCATCAATAAAGGTCATTTGTGGCACAGCATAAACTGAAAGAGGATGATGGTCAAAAATAACCAGATCGCCTTGCTTACCTTCCTCTATGGAGCCTACAAACTCATCAATACCCAATTGCTTTGCAGGATTGATGGTAATCAATGATAGTGCTTGTTCGTCTGTCAAACCGCCATATCGTTGTGTTTTAGCTGCTTCATGGTAAAGGTGACGAATCAATTCATCAGAATCTGAATTGATAGAGGTAATCACATCGTTTTCCATCAGGATCGCAGCATTATAAGCAGTGGAATAGTACACTTCAAATTTATAAGCCCACCAATCGCTGAAAACAGATGCGCCCATCGTATACTTTGCCAATTCCGGAGCTACTTTGAAGCCTTCATTTACATGGGTAAACACCAATTTATCCACGCCAAAATCCCTACAAACATTGATCAGCATATAGATTTCATCAGCCCTATAAGAGTGGCAATGGATGATGATTTTACCATCTAGGATATCAGCCAGGGTCTGTAATCTCAAATCATAAGTAGGAGGGGTAGCAGTGCTGTTCTTTTTGTCCTTTACCGAATTGTAACTTTCCCATGCCTTTTTGTACTGTTGTGCTTCAGCAAAACCATTTCTAATAATCGCTTCAACACCCATTCTGGTTCTAGGTTGGATGTTTTTACCACGGCCATGAACTCTGGTAGGATTTTCTCCCAAAGCAAACTTAATCGTTCTGGGAGCTTCCTTCATGAAAATGTCCTCAGGATTATATGTGCCATACCTGAATTTCATGGTAATACTTTGTCCTCCAATAGCATTGGCAGATCCGTGAAGACCATGTGCCACAGTAGTACCTCCAGCAAGGGCCCTATAGATACCAACATCAAAAGGGTTGACCACATCGGCCATGGATACTTGTGCTGTGATGGGGGCTGAAGCTTCATTGACCACATCCAAAGCCAAATGGCTGTGAGCGTCAATAATACCTGGCATCAAAAATTTTCCAGTAGCATCTATGGTTTCAATACTTCCAGATGCGGAAAGATCTTTCCCTATCTTCTTGATAATACCATCTTCTACCAAGACATCTGTTTCTTCCAAAGTCCCTTGTGTAACTGTCAGCACCGTGGCATTTTGGATTAGAACGTCGCCTTTAGGTGTTTGTGCATACAAAGATTTTGCTCCAAACAATACGATTGAGAGCATGATATAAGTAAATTTCTTCATAGTTCCCATCTTTATAATTTAAAATCCGGCTCTTTGGTGGCAGTAAAGGGAAAAGTCCCCATGTCTCTGATACTGAGGTTTCCTTCAAATTCATTTCCACTCAATGTACCTTTGGTATTTACAACTATTTCTTGCCCTTGAACAATGATGGAAAAGGTATAAGAAAGCTCTTTCCCGTCATAGTGGATGTTTTCTAGTTGACGGGTTACTTTACCACCACCATCAGGATCATCTACCACTATTTCACCTTTTAAATTACCTGATTTTTGACTAAATGTCACGGTGCCTTTGGATGTACCTCCAGGAGTTTCGGAGGTATAATTCCATACTCCCAATATATCTTCAACATCTCCATTTTTCTTTTTGGATTTTGAAGCTTCATATTCAAATAAATAACCATCAGCCATCACATATTTAATTTTAGCATCCTTACTAAAAAGACTATCAGTAGTCAAGACAAGGTTGGCCAGTTTCCCTTTTTCAACTGTTCCAGTAAAAGAACTAATCCCTAACATATTAGCAGGGTTTGTTGTTAATGCTGCCAATGCTCCTTCTTCACTCAAGCCATTTTCAATCATGGATTGAATGTTTTTGAATACATCACCACTTTTTGCTCCTTTGGAACTAAATGCAAATGGGATTCCTGCGGCTTCAAATGAAGCTGCTTCAGACAAGGCTTCTTTATAGGCGGCAATCACTCTTTCATGCGCTTTTTTAGCCTCTTCGGTGGCATCCTCCATTTTTGCTTTTGAGGCTTTGTTATCTGGAAGGTCTAGTGACAACACTATCTTAGCACCAGCATCCTTGATATCTTCAGCTAATTTGCTGCCTTCTTTTACACCAGTGATGACAACATCAAATCCCAATTCTTTCTTCAGCCTTAAAACTCGTCTAATTTCCAATTCATCTTCAGCTTCAAAAACAACGGGGACTTGGCCATTGATTACCTTATAAAAAGCTTCTAGACTTGGATCTTTTTCAGGCCTATTAATCCCATTTCCCTTTTCTTTGAAGAGCGAAGCATGTTCATATTTGAGTTGAGCATTTTTATAAAGCTCTCTCCATTTGGCCATTAAGCCTAGGGTAGTTCCTGGATAAACTCCTCTTGCTGTTTCAAACTGTGCATAAAGCCCAGTAGATTCGGCAAGAATGTTGGATGATTCTTTATCACCATAAACGACCAAGGCAGTTTGCCCAGGCAGCATTTCTCCTTTTGGAACTACTTGTGCGATGGAAAAGCCTGCTTTCCTCCAATTGGTGATTTCCCCATTATTAACATCCCAATACTGAAGCACTTCTCTTTCGGGAGTGATACCCGCAACTTCATTACGTGGATCAGATGGATCCATATCATCAGACCTTTTGACGTCCTCAGGCTTACTTACCCCGGCTTCGGATGCTACATCAATGAAACCCGCATATACAAATAAGGAATCTCCCTTGATGACTTGGGCATCAATAGGAATATTTAAATCATTACCGACGGCTTTGATCAAGCCATCCTTTAAAATAATGGTAGCACTGGAAATACTTTTCCCAGGCTGAGTAAAAACAGTTGCATTAGTAACGGCGTAAGTTCCTGTAATCCTTCTTTGTCCAGAATTATCACTCTGTGAGAAAGAGTGATTGGAAAACAGCAAACAAAACGACAACACTAAATACATTAATGTGTTTTGTCTTTTAATCATACAAGTTAGAGATAGGTTGGTATAAATACTTTTATTAGAAACCTTTAAACTAGCAAAAGATTTATTTTTGAACACAGCTTATTTTTTAAAAGGTTTATTTTTTTGAGGAAGCTAATTTTTTTTTAAAAAAACATTATCCCAAAAGCATTAATAAAGTGTTAAAAAACAAATACGCGTATTTGAAAATAAAAGGTATCAAATCAGGTTTATACGAATGGTTTTTGTTAGTAGAATTATGATCAAAAGTGTATATTTTTAGGAATTAAAGTAAAAATATTTATCTGCCATGAAGGATATTTTAGTGATAGAAGACGACCAGTTAATTTTAAAAATGGTAGAATTCCGCCTTAAAAAAGAGGGACATAATGTAAGCATAGCTGAAGATGGAAACCAAGGAATCCAGGCGCTGGAAGATAATTGCCCAGATCTAATTATTACGGATATTATGGTTCCTTTTAAAAGTGGAATTGAGATTATTGAATTTGCTAAGTCAAAGTATCCTCATTGTCCCATTATTGTACTAAGTGCACTTGGGGAAGAAGAAGGTACAGTTATGGAAGCTTTCAATATGGGGGTTTCAGATTTTGTTCCTAAACCCTTTAATCCGAACGAACTGGCCATAAGGGTTAGACGATTGATTAATTAAAAGGGATTTTGTAAGGTGTTAAGAAAAGGCTATTATTTTATCATACTTTTATTTTGTGGTGTAAGTTACACCTCTATGGCATTTCAAGAGGCCGACTCTCTTGCTACTACTACATTTTTAAAGCAAGTCGGTCAGATAGAGTCTATGACTTTTAAAGTATCTGCCAATGAAGTCTCCACGGAAGAATTTAGAGACTTTAATCTTGCTTTAAATTACAGGGATTCTCTCATATCTGCTGGTATAAATGATGTTGTTCTTAATTACTTTATATTTGAAGAGGAAAAGGAATTTGAAGGTGTAAAGGAATACGTCTCTCTGATTAAGTTGAATGATCTTTTTATCCCGGAATCAAAAATAAATGCAGCTAGGGAAGATATTCTAATTGCAGCCAATAAGTTAGATTTTAAAGCTTATTATACACTTAGAAGTAGAATTTTTAATGATATAAAATTTATGATTTTAATGGGGATTTTGACCCTTTTTATAATCACATTCTTGGTATTGCTTTTTTTCTTGACTTTTGTAAGGTCAAAAAACAGAAATAAAGCCAATCAAATAAAGCTTTATCAAAGCATAGTAGGAGACCCTATTAGTAACTTACTATTTAGTTATGAACTTCAAGAGATCCAAACAATGACCTATGGAGAGGTCAAAGCAATATTCAATACCGAGTATTTCGAAGTAGATTTATTCAAGGACACATTGATCAAAGAAATTATATATGTCAACAAAAACTTAAAAGGAGATTTCAAAGATAAACTTAAGGAGATATACCTCATTTTACAATTAGACAGCTTTTCTAAGAAAAAATTGAAAAGTAAGAACTGGGAGGACCAAGCATCAGGCATCGTAGAACTTCACGAGATGAACATTAAAGATGCAGTTCCACAATTGGGACCTCTGCTTCAAAGTAAAGTTTTTCTTGTCCGCACCAATGCAGTTAGGGCATATCTACACCTTTCTCCAATTAAGGATCTAAAGTTTTTAGCTGATCAGGATTTTCCGCTATCCAAATGGCAACAAATGTCCTTATACCGAGTAATCAAGGAAATATCTAAAGATGAACAAGTCAAAGTAGTTAGTCTTTTGGATTCAGACAATCCCAGCATTAGGGTTTTTGGAATCAAATTGGTAAGACTACTTGGTAGAATGGATAGGATTTCAAAATTATCACAAATGTACCCAGTTAGTACATATGCAGAGAAAATTGAAATACTGACCACATTCAAAGCACTCAATGCATTTACAGAATTAGAATTAACCCATCGGGCTTTTTTAAACGGAGAGCCAAAACTATCTATATTGGCTGCAGAACTGATGGGGGTAATAGGCGATGATACTTCGGTCGATTTAATAATTGAAAAACTAAAACAAAATAACAATTCATTTGAATTCAAGAAAAGTATGATGATAAGTTTGTTCAGTCTTGACAAATTCAAATTTGAGTCCATAGTTGACCAACAAGGAGATGAGCAACTTTATCAATTGAGATCGCATATTAAAGATACATTATTGGCCTATGTATAGTTTGTTATTTGAATTAATCGTACAAGTTTTCGGTATTTTCTTTTTGCTTTATGGTTTTGCTGTAATCATGATTTACATGACGATCACATTACTATCTGGATTGGAGCTTAGAAAACAATTAAAAAAGAACAAGTTTGTCGATTACAAGGATGTAATTACAACGCCAGTGGGCCCTGGTGTTTCTATTCTTGCTCCCGCTTATAATGAAGGAAAAACAATTGTCCAAAATGTGAGAAGCTTACTGTCTTTGCACTATAGCAAATTTGAAGTGATCATAATTAACGATGGAAGTAAAGATGATTCTATTGATATTCTTATCAAGAGTTTTGACTTGCGAAAAACGGATTTTGCTTTTGAAGCTTCCATTGAAACACAGGCTGTTAGAGGAGTCTATAAGTCAAATAACCCTTCGTTTAGCAAATTAATAGTGGTTGATAAAGAAAATGGTGGCAAGGCAGACGCATTAAATGCCGGTATTAATATTTCAGGGCAGGAACTTATTGCTTGTATTGATGTGGACTGTATTTTGGCTCCTGATTCCATTGTAAGGATGCTTAGGCCATTTTTGGAGGAAACTAATAAAAAGGTTATTGCAGTAGGTGGGGGAATAGGAATTGCTAATAACTGCGATATTAAAGATGGAACTGTAATCAAATATAGAGTACCAGACACTATTTTAGGTAGATTTCAGGTTATTGAGTATTTTAGGTCATTTTTGCTTGGAAGAATGGCGTGGTCAAGAGTCAATGGTTTACTCTTAATATCTGGAGCTTTTGGTTTTTTTGATAAAGAACTGGTGCTTAAGGTAGGTGGCTATTTTCCTAAAACAGTGGGAGAAGACATGGAATTGGTAGTTAGAATGAGACGATATATGGAAGAGCAAAAGATTCCATATAAAGTAGCATTTGTTTCTGACCCATTGTGTTGGACAGAAGTACCAGAATCAGAAGAAATTCTTAGTAAACAAAGAAACCGATGGATGAGAGGTACGATAGAAACTCTTCAACTTCATCGTAGAATGCAGTTAAATCCAAAATATGGCATCACCGGTATGGTATCCTTTCCTTTTTGGGCCATGTTTGAGAAAAATGCTCCCATAATAGAGTTTTTAGGACTGATTTACACGGTGACTTTGATTTTTATGGGAGAATTCAGTTCTGTCTATTTTATCAGTTTGTTTATTCTCATTTACTTTTTCTCGATAATGCTTTCTTCGTTTAGTATCCTGTTCGAAGAATTAGCCTATAACAGGTACAGAGAAAAAGGTGACCTATGGAAATTAATTATAACAGTGTTAAAAGAACCTCTTTTTATTCATCCAAAACTGATGTTATGGTGTATGAAAGGCCACTGGAACTTCATCAAAGGCATTGGTGGTTGGGGAGAAATGGTGAGGACAGGATTTAATAATACAGTAAAGAAAGGTACAGCTCAATCATGAACAGTAAATGCATATTAGTGGGTTTGATAATGTTTTTCTTTGGACTTCAGACAAAGGCTCAGGAAAACTTTGACCCTGACAAAAAATTCTTTGAAGCGAGGGATTTGGCGCTTAATGGTCAAAGAGAAGAAGCTATTGACTTGGCATTCAAAATAGTTGAAAAATATCCCGGTTATTCAGATGTATGGATATTATTGGGAAGAATACACTCTTGGGAGGGCAAAAATGACTCTGCCTCTGTTTATTTTGAAAGAGCCATTAAAGAAAGTCCAGATTATGAAGACGCCTATATTGGATATTTAGATAATTTATTTTGGGCAGAGCAATATGATAAAGCTGAACAAGTATTGGATAGAGCATACCAACAATTTGGAGCTGGCGCATCAGCAGCATTAAAATATAGACAGTCAAGACTTTATTATTATCGAGAGGATTACAAAGAAGCTGTTGACATAGCTGAAACTCTATATGAAAATGATGTAAAAATAGATGGTCTGCTTTCTTACATTCAAAGGTTAAAAAGGTTAACCATTAAAAGTGCTGTAGGACTTACCTTCGATCATGATAGCTTTGAAGGTCAAATCAGTCCATGGCAGACCTATTCCCTTTATGCTAGGACGCAAGCTGGATTTATGGGCAATGTTATCGGAAGAGTGACTCATTCGCATCGTTTTGATGGTTATGGTACACAATATGAGTTAGATGCATACCCTAGTTTAGGAGAAAACTCTTACGCCTATTTAAATGTAGGGGTTTCCAACGCCTCTTTTTTTCCAAATTATAGGTTTGGTACTTCTATCTATTGGAGCCTACCAAAAGCTTTCGAGTTTGATATTGGTTATAGGCACTTAAACTTTAGTGAAACCACTCACATCATAACCGGCTCAATAGGAAAGTATACTGGTAACTGGTGGCTAAATTTAAGGGCCAACCATGTGCCATCAAGTGCTGGCGGTTCGATCAGTGGAAACTTCCAGGCTAGGTATTATTATAAGGGGGCTGAAGATTATTTTATGTTCCAATTCAGTACAGGTGTATCTCCAGATGAAGAGGATAGAGATTTACAGTCTCAATTATTGGATTCATACAGAGGGCGAATAGGCTATCAACAGCTTTGGAGTCCCAAATGGTTGGGCTATGCTTTTGTAGGCTATTCTTATGATGAAATTACACCTGATAACTATCGCCCCAATCTTAATATTTCTATAGGAACGGAATTTAGATTTTAATGCCTTCTAACCAATCACCTTATAAGTTTACCAAAAGTGGTCTTCGCTTAATCTTCACTACATTTCTGATAGTGATTACTCCTTTAATTGTAATTCCTGGGATAAGCCATCTGATGTGGAAGGTTAAACCATCTTCCAAGATGGATGTTTTGGTAATTGACAAAACCGTCCCTCATCAAGGTCGTTTAGAACATCGTTCTTTATTTTGGGCATTAAAGCATCTTAGAGTACGAAGAAAAGATGGACAATTTTACCAATACGACAAAGACTATTTAGGGTTCTACCCGAAAGAGAATGGAGATCATAAGGTTAAAAGTCTACGGTATTACAGTGATGAAAAAATTGACTCGTTGGCTAATGTTTTAGATTTGCTATACTTAGCTGATACTTATGGGGTTTATGAAGCTGATTTTAACTCAAAAAGTGAACTTGAATTTTCCAGAAAAATTTATGGAGGATTATCCAACAATGACCTTAAATTAGCTCAGAAAGTCATCGATAATGAAGCTTTGTTTATCGCAGAATTTAATAGCATGGGAGCTCCCACTTCTTTTGCCTTGAGAAATCAATTTGAAAACCTGATGAATTTCAAGTGGACAGGGTGGATCAGTAGGTACTTTGATGAGCTAAACCCAGAACTTAACGAAGAAATTCCCGAATGGCTTATCAATAATTATAAAGAGCAACATGATGGAAATTGGGATTTCGAAGGTTCCGCTCAAGTTTTTGTAAGTGAAGATGGAAGAATTGAAGTATTAAAATTTGGAGAAGATATCACCAATCAGGTACCAAAAGTTATTTCTACTCTCCAAAGCCAACAAAAGTTTGATATTCCTAAAGAAACAAATTACCCGTATTGGTTTGAAGTACTTCGGATAGATAGGTCTTATGAGGTGATTAGTTATATCGATGTAGCTCCAACAAAAAGTGGTGAAGAAAAACTAAAAGAAATGGGATTACCAAGGTATTTTCCAGCTACGATCGTTAAAAATAATGGTAAAGGCAAAATATATTATTTTGCCGGAGATTATGCCGATAATCCTATTCCATTTAGTTCAGCACCGTTTTTTGGTGTGCCTACTATTTATAAAATTATTAATGATAAAAACGACTATTCCAATCGAACTTCATTCTATTGGAACTATTATTTTCCATTGATCAAAACAATTCTAGATGAACATCTAATTAATGTAAAATGATTGTGTTATTGAGGTAAAATAGCATTGTTCTCCATTGCAAAATTGTCTTTTGCCTTATATTCTTCAAAACTATTCTGAAGCCTTGAAAATACTTCTGGTTTATCCACTAGATCAATGTTCATATTGTCAGAAAGCACATAAAGATCTTTATCAGAAATAAAGTAATTTCCATCCAGGTAATCTCCAAACTGATATTTGTTCCGCATTAAAGCGTGAGTAATTTTTGATTCAAATTGAGCTGCAGTATCCAATACAGCTCCTCTCCAAGCCACTGTCTCAGGTAATTTTAAATCATAGTTATGCTGAAGGAAAGCAAGCAAACTAGGAGCAATCTCAAAATGAGTATTGACGGCGTCCATGTATTTGTCTCTTTCTAATTTTGGAGAGTAAATGATTAAGGGAACATGAAACCTATCAATTTTAGTGGACATTGGGATTTCTGGTAATCTATGATCTCCTGTAATGATGAAAATGGTATTTGTTGCTTTTTCTCTTTTTAAGTAGGCTTTAAAAAACTCCTTAATAGCGTCATCCACATATAAAACACTGGCTAGTTCTGCTTTATAATTTTCAAGTTTAATGGTAGGATGACTATAGCCTTTTTCATTCAGGAATTTTTCAAATTTTTTGTTGTAAAAGTCCTGCTCTGGAATAACAAAGGGAGAGTGTGAAGACATTGTCTGAAAAATGTTCACTTGAGCCTGATCCGTATTGGGAAGCTTTTTTAAGCCATTTCTAAAGTTTTCCTTATCAGCATAGCCCCAGGAAAAGCCAGAAACAGATGGTGACTTTGAGAACTCAGGATCAAACTTATCTATATCTACCAAATTATCTACTCCTTGGTAGTTCATAAAGGTAGCAGCATTGTCGAATTCTTTA harbors:
- a CDS encoding class I SAM-dependent RNA methyltransferase, with the translated sequence MNNFDHKGKVVVTCKDRFAPYLEQELKELGFKPKNVNRTSVELYASLNQCIFLNMHLRVASHVLFEIKSFYLHHAKDIYRRIKALPWENYIDKDTYFSVVSHVENESINNPLFVNVKVKDAIVDRFRENTGIRPDTGSEFEGAVIQLYWKDTQASLFINTSGDTLSKRGYRKIPGRAPMAENLAASTIMASDWDKKGPFVNPMCGAGTLAIEAALMATNRFPGLFRDHYAFMHIKGYKEGIYQELKAELEAKINDNIPAQFIASDLSERAIYATQENAKTAQVFDHITFEVGDFAETTVPDSDNGVVFFNPEYGERLGEEDELVAIYKRMGDFMKQECAGYTGYIFTGNMNLGKRVGLKPSRRIEFYNGTIDCRLLKYELYKGSKKGIPNKS
- a CDS encoding amidohydrolase family protein, with protein sequence MIKRQNTLMYLVLSFCLLFSNHSFSQSDNSGQRRITGTYAVTNATVFTQPGKSISSATIILKDGLIKAVGNDLNIPIDAQVIKGDSLFVYAGFIDVASEAGVSKPEDVKRSDDMDPSDPRNEVAGITPEREVLQYWDVNNGEITNWRKAGFSIAQVVPKGEMLPGQTALVVYGDKESSNILAESTGLYAQFETARGVYPGTTLGLMAKWRELYKNAQLKYEHASLFKEKGNGINRPEKDPSLEAFYKVINGQVPVVFEAEDELEIRRVLRLKKELGFDVVITGVKEGSKLAEDIKDAGAKIVLSLDLPDNKASKAKMEDATEEAKKAHERVIAAYKEALSEAASFEAAGIPFAFSSKGAKSGDVFKNIQSMIENGLSEEGALAALTTNPANMLGISSFTGTVEKGKLANLVLTTDSLFSKDAKIKYVMADGYLFEYEASKSKKKNGDVEDILGVWNYTSETPGGTSKGTVTFSQKSGNLKGEIVVDDPDGGGKVTRQLENIHYDGKELSYTFSIIVQGQEIVVNTKGTLSGNEFEGNLSIRDMGTFPFTATKEPDFKL
- a CDS encoding amidohydrolase family protein, translating into MRKINLTIYALLFFLLPVLSYGQIEGEVLKPEGGSFLLKGATVVTVTNGILENTDVLISNGKISSIGAGLSASGATEIDCSGQFIYPGMIDSGTRLGLVEVGSLAETQDYSEIGNVTPNMQALTAINPNSVSIPVTRVSGVTTVLSVPSGGLFPGTAALINLNGYTPDQMYTGFKGVPMNFPTSARRGRWDRRSDDEIKKDAEKALKDINDIWERASTYMKLEDAEADLQYYPEMQQLAKVVRGELPLLIEVNKAEDIKNALKWVKEKAVQNAILTGVSEGFRVADEIAAADVPVITGPVLALPSRNSDRYDAAYSNPGKMLKAGVKVAIRTSDAENVRNLPFNAGFAAAYGMGKEEALKAITIVPAEIFGVDDHLGSIEEGKSATLFISDGDPFETSTQIMHVFIDGYKVPMTSRHIRLYQEFLERNPGLEKH
- a CDS encoding response regulator transcription factor; translated protein: MKDILVIEDDQLILKMVEFRLKKEGHNVSIAEDGNQGIQALEDNCPDLIITDIMVPFKSGIEIIEFAKSKYPHCPIIVLSALGEEEGTVMEAFNMGVSDFVPKPFNPNELAIRVRRLIN
- a CDS encoding C40 family peptidase; the encoded protein is MKETNIAPCFLLIVLTAFAFGCHQEEKKGISDLVSTVKEQYAPDKRVALFDIQWSGDTLAGETNLPAALKALKAKMDSAGIEFFNAVTLLPEAGLDGRTHAVVTISVANIRSAPKHSAELATQATMGTPVNVLKKEGSWYLIQTPDHYISWVDAAGIELMDDAELAKWENAQKVIFTGLLGYVYEDESEASMVSDLTAGNLLEKLGESNSHYEVALPDGRSGYINKSTAAPFIDWVASRSLTDDNLISTAKNMMGVPYLWGGTSIKGVDCSGFTKTIYFLNGQVIPRDASQQVNEGELVDTDKDWDKLRVGDLLFFGRKATEDRPERIVHVGMWIGNNSFIHSRGRVRISSFDPNSPNFDEYELGRYLRTKRIRQVPSENIVSVDKVLN
- a CDS encoding amidohydrolase family protein encodes the protein MKKFTYIMLSIVLFGAKSLYAQTPKGDVLIQNATVLTVTQGTLEETDVLVEDGIIKKIGKDLSASGSIETIDATGKFLMPGIIDAHSHLALDVVNEASAPITAQVSMADVVNPFDVGIYRALAGGTTVAHGLHGSANAIGGQSITMKFRYGTYNPEDIFMKEAPRTIKFALGENPTRVHGRGKNIQPRTRMGVEAIIRNGFAEAQQYKKAWESYNSVKDKKNSTATPPTYDLRLQTLADILDGKIIIHCHSYRADEIYMLINVCRDFGVDKLVFTHVNEGFKVAPELAKYTMGASVFSDWWAYKFEVYYSTAYNAAILMENDVITSINSDSDELIRHLYHEAAKTQRYGGLTDEQALSLITINPAKQLGIDEFVGSIEEGKQGDLVIFDHHPLSVYAVPQMTFIDGVKYFDINEDEDDQRIKVSPTEMVEPVYLKAEDERCMHGVELFMQEAAAFNHTH